A genomic region of Marinobacter sp. NP-4(2019) contains the following coding sequences:
- a CDS encoding mechanosensitive ion channel family protein — MIRELHTTIDGWIENWELLSEGWRVGIVVFALVFGTAAVAYVASHVVAALERRFSKTRNLWDDAFLHAARKPVVAFVWIQGVYWAAEVAYRYSEAEIFSANEHLLRIGFVWVLVWAILRFVKEGESILTSPMKMKKPMDYTTVNAISKLARAVVIITAVLIVMQSLGYSLSGVLAFGGVGGIAVGFAAKDLLANFFGGVIIHLDRPFKVGDWVRSPDRNIEGTVEHIGWRLTTVRTFDKRPLYVPNAAFTTIAVENPSRMSHRRISETIGIRYADVREMAVIVSEIRTMLENHDEIASNETLIVNFLAFNSSSLDIMVYTFTKTTEWVKFHEVKQDVLLKISQIIESHGAEVAFPTRTLHVADSLRLESANAKGPDDEELGPIENEDQGSDKSRPAQRTHSGSSAEATGGGEGSS, encoded by the coding sequence ATGATCAGGGAGCTGCATACCACCATTGATGGTTGGATTGAGAATTGGGAGTTGCTTTCCGAAGGCTGGCGGGTCGGTATCGTTGTTTTCGCTCTGGTGTTCGGAACCGCTGCCGTGGCCTATGTTGCCAGCCATGTTGTGGCCGCACTGGAAAGGCGTTTCAGTAAAACCAGGAACCTGTGGGACGACGCTTTTCTCCATGCGGCCCGTAAGCCGGTGGTGGCCTTTGTCTGGATTCAGGGTGTCTACTGGGCTGCGGAAGTTGCCTACCGCTACTCCGAAGCCGAGATTTTCTCGGCCAACGAACACCTGCTCAGGATCGGTTTTGTCTGGGTGCTGGTTTGGGCCATTCTTCGTTTCGTGAAGGAAGGTGAGAGCATTCTTACCTCCCCAATGAAAATGAAGAAACCGATGGATTACACCACGGTCAACGCCATCAGCAAGCTGGCCCGTGCGGTGGTGATCATTACAGCGGTCCTGATTGTCATGCAGTCCCTGGGCTACAGTCTTTCCGGTGTGCTGGCGTTCGGTGGTGTGGGTGGCATTGCCGTCGGCTTCGCCGCCAAAGACCTGCTGGCCAACTTCTTTGGTGGCGTGATCATTCATCTGGACAGGCCGTTCAAGGTTGGCGACTGGGTACGTTCGCCGGATCGCAACATTGAGGGTACGGTAGAGCACATCGGTTGGAGGTTGACCACCGTCCGGACATTCGATAAACGCCCTCTGTATGTGCCGAACGCAGCCTTCACCACGATTGCGGTGGAAAACCCCTCCCGCATGAGCCATCGCCGAATCTCGGAAACCATCGGGATCCGTTACGCAGATGTTCGTGAGATGGCGGTGATTGTCTCTGAGATCCGCACCATGCTGGAAAATCACGATGAAATTGCGAGCAATGAAACCCTGATCGTGAATTTCCTGGCGTTCAATTCATCCTCCCTCGATATCATGGTTTACACCTTCACCAAAACCACCGAGTGGGTGAAGTTCCATGAGGTGAAACAGGATGTATTGCTGAAGATCAGTCAAATCATCGAGAGTCACGGTGCCGAGGTCGCGTTCCCGACGCGCACCTTGCACGTGGCCGATAGCCTGCGGCTGGAAAGTGCGAACGCGAAAGGTCCGGATGATGAGGAGCTCGGTCCCATCGAGAATGAGGATCAGGGTTCCGACAAGTCGCGCCCGGCCCAGCGCACTCATTCAGGTTCGTCTGCGGAGGCGACCGGCGGAGGGGAAGGATCGTCATGA
- a CDS encoding L,D-transpeptidase: protein MNSPEGTFPHLHISIGSQSLTLVAADGAPLFRSPVSTALNGPGEQNGSGCTPRGRHYVRAMVGKGQPEGTVFVARRPTGEVYTPELAARYPERDWILSRILWLCGCESGINRGPGVDSFRRFIYIHGTPDTEPMGEPRSHGCIRMRNADVIRLYDLVTPGTAVIVEES, encoded by the coding sequence ATGAACTCGCCAGAGGGGACATTCCCCCACCTCCATATCAGTATCGGTTCCCAGTCACTGACACTGGTGGCTGCTGACGGGGCCCCCCTGTTTCGATCCCCGGTATCTACCGCCCTGAACGGTCCCGGAGAGCAAAATGGCAGCGGCTGCACACCGCGGGGCAGGCATTATGTTCGCGCCATGGTGGGCAAGGGGCAACCGGAAGGTACCGTGTTCGTCGCCCGACGACCAACCGGTGAAGTCTACACCCCGGAACTCGCGGCCCGCTATCCTGAGCGGGACTGGATTCTCTCCAGAATACTCTGGTTGTGTGGTTGTGAATCGGGTATAAACCGTGGCCCGGGGGTCGATAGTTTTCGACGCTTCATATACATTCACGGCACACCGGACACCGAGCCCATGGGGGAGCCCAGATCCCATGGCTGTATCCGTATGCGTAATGCCGATGTGATCAGACTGTATGATCTGGTTACCCCGGGAACAGCCGTTATTGTCGAAGAATCCTGA
- a CDS encoding TetR/AcrR family transcriptional regulator, with protein MAQSDTVDRILDAAEELFADRGFSETSLRMITSKAKVNLAAVNYHFGSKNALIHAVFARFLTPFSATLETAFDELEERCDGKPPTLNQTLWALTESAVRMPQRTDKGISIFMRLLGLAYTQSQGHLRKFLEQEYSEPFSRFMRLLKEATPQLSAVDRYWRIQFMLGATAFTMSSSDALRDILENKLGVETSVQEIAARLVPFLAAGMQAEDTMLVPSSGQAPVA; from the coding sequence ATGGCTCAGTCTGATACCGTTGACCGCATCCTGGATGCAGCTGAGGAACTGTTTGCGGACCGGGGGTTCTCCGAAACTTCGCTGCGGATGATTACCAGTAAGGCTAAAGTAAATCTTGCCGCTGTCAATTATCATTTCGGCTCAAAGAACGCTTTGATCCACGCAGTGTTTGCCCGGTTCCTGACCCCGTTTTCCGCCACCCTGGAAACCGCGTTTGACGAGCTGGAGGAGCGCTGTGACGGGAAGCCGCCGACTCTGAATCAGACCCTGTGGGCGTTGACGGAAAGTGCGGTGCGCATGCCTCAGCGCACCGACAAAGGTATTTCCATCTTCATGCGATTGCTCGGTCTCGCCTACACCCAGTCTCAGGGGCATCTGCGCAAGTTCCTGGAGCAGGAGTATAGTGAGCCTTTCAGCCGATTTATGAGGCTGTTGAAGGAGGCCACACCGCAATTGTCGGCGGTGGACCGTTACTGGCGGATCCAGTTCATGCTCGGGGCCACCGCATTCACCATGTCCAGCAGCGACGCGTTACGGGATATCCTGGAAAACAAACTGGGCGTGGAAACCTCAGTGCAGGAAATTGCCGCGCGACTGGTGCCATTCCTAGCGGCTGGCATGCAGGCGGAGGATACCATGCTGGTGCCTTCATCGGGTCAGGCACCGGTTGCCTGA
- a CDS encoding riboflavin synthase subunit alpha: protein MFTGIVQGVATIQEVSTAPGLNTYAIQLPADRTEGVAIGASVSINGACLTVTRQEGDCLYFDAMQETLKLTTLGKLNQGDRVNFERAARIGDEIGGHLLSGHVHTTATVTSIKRPENNVTIEFEVPEAWAKYIFPKGYIAINGASLTIGEVTGNRFNVHLIPETLRATTFGEIREGDVVNIEIDSQTQTIVDTLGRLGYDRPAPRG from the coding sequence ATGTTCACAGGCATTGTTCAAGGCGTTGCCACCATTCAGGAAGTGTCCACGGCTCCTGGCCTGAATACCTACGCCATCCAGCTCCCGGCAGACCGGACCGAAGGCGTCGCCATCGGTGCTTCCGTCTCAATTAACGGAGCCTGTCTCACCGTCACCCGCCAAGAGGGTGACTGCCTGTATTTCGATGCCATGCAGGAAACCCTGAAATTGACCACACTAGGGAAGCTGAACCAGGGCGACCGGGTGAACTTTGAACGGGCAGCACGCATCGGCGATGAAATCGGCGGCCACCTGCTTTCAGGACATGTCCATACCACCGCGACCGTGACCTCCATTAAGCGGCCTGAGAACAACGTCACTATTGAGTTTGAAGTGCCGGAGGCGTGGGCAAAGTACATTTTTCCCAAGGGTTATATCGCCATCAACGGCGCCAGCCTGACCATTGGCGAGGTGACCGGCAACCGTTTTAACGTCCACCTGATACCGGAAACCCTCAGAGCCACCACCTTTGGTGAGATCCGGGAAGGCGATGTGGTCAATATTGAAATCGATAGCCAGACCCAAACCATTGTGGATACCCTCGGCAGGCTGGGTTATGACCGCCCTGCCCCAAGGGGCTGA
- a CDS encoding class I SAM-dependent methyltransferase: MTSDTLKTPEDTLTLKRPGNTDRTLRAWDAADELLLEQAFIRVPESAGKKVLVVDDQFGALTLGLRRFDPVSLADSATLSEALIQNGRANGADNVAAPKSWLAPPQGPFDVIVMRIPRQLDYLCWLLRWSNDVLVPDGVLIAGGMIKHLPDRSVEVFNDLVRTKQVCPARKKARVVVCQRGDHGLEGWQGQWKGYPLDGGHSVNALPAVFARERLDIGTRLLLPEVRRVAATLASGARVLDLACGNGVLGLEALGAQPALNMVFSDVSSQAIVSAKRNVETTASAADAHFCHGDGVPEDTGKFDLILLNPPFHEGGVVGDHIALRLFRQAARHLENSGQLLMVGNRHLGYHRSLKRYFPVVTQLQADPKFVVFSARLQPLGAGRS, translated from the coding sequence ATGACAAGTGACACCCTGAAAACGCCTGAAGACACGCTGACTCTCAAGCGTCCCGGTAACACTGATCGCACCCTGAGAGCCTGGGATGCCGCCGATGAGTTGTTGCTGGAGCAGGCCTTTATCCGCGTACCAGAAAGCGCAGGCAAGAAAGTGCTGGTGGTGGATGACCAGTTCGGTGCGCTGACCCTGGGGCTCCGTCGATTCGACCCGGTATCGCTGGCAGACAGTGCCACTCTGTCAGAAGCCCTGATACAGAATGGTCGCGCCAACGGGGCGGACAATGTGGCTGCCCCCAAGAGCTGGCTCGCGCCGCCTCAGGGGCCTTTTGATGTCATTGTCATGCGGATTCCCCGACAGTTGGACTACCTGTGCTGGCTGCTGCGCTGGTCAAACGATGTGCTGGTGCCGGATGGTGTCCTGATTGCCGGCGGTATGATCAAACACCTGCCGGACCGGAGTGTTGAGGTGTTCAATGATCTGGTCCGGACGAAGCAGGTCTGTCCTGCCCGCAAAAAGGCCCGGGTGGTGGTGTGTCAACGAGGTGATCACGGTCTGGAAGGCTGGCAGGGGCAGTGGAAGGGCTACCCTCTGGATGGTGGCCACAGTGTCAACGCTCTTCCCGCTGTATTTGCGCGGGAGCGCCTGGATATCGGGACCCGGCTGTTACTGCCGGAGGTTCGTCGGGTGGCTGCCACACTGGCATCTGGAGCAAGAGTGCTGGACCTGGCCTGCGGTAACGGTGTGCTGGGGCTGGAGGCATTGGGTGCCCAGCCAGCACTCAACATGGTGTTCAGTGATGTGTCCAGTCAGGCGATCGTCAGCGCGAAGCGCAATGTCGAGACGACGGCGTCAGCCGCTGACGCCCATTTCTGTCATGGGGATGGCGTTCCGGAGGATACGGGAAAGTTCGATCTTATCCTGCTTAACCCACCATTCCATGAGGGTGGCGTGGTGGGTGACCACATAGCGCTACGTTTGTTCCGACAGGCTGCCCGGCACCTGGAAAACAGCGGGCAGCTGCTGATGGTTGGCAACCGGCATCTCGGTTACCACCGCAGCCTGAAGCGGTACTTTCCAGTGGTTACCCAGTTGCAGGCCGATCCAAAGTTCGTGGTGTTCTCGGCCCGCCTTCAGCCCCTTGGGGCAGGGCGGTCATAA
- a CDS encoding methyltransferase: MSALPNAHEALLRNRDLIKGRLALIGLSDATLLSRLPSGGIAMTEHAGVFSRMPAIKDWQPAFGYDDDALKAACADTLVVFLPKARAELTFRLELARWLAADGARLLLIGEKREGIAGAVKQLKLVAPEAAKVDSARHCQVWLAEAFVPVTTFDLEAWMQWHPVECAGVRIDVAGLPGIFSDGQLDDGTAMLLQSLAEQPLPRGYALDFACGAGVIGSWMQCWQREQGIEPSPVDAVDVQSQAVICAKATYTRAQALGDVMASDGLAGVTRKYRAIVTNPPFHTGVRTDTSMTERFLQQVAVHLQPGGELRLVANSFLPYEALMTKCIGPVTRLQCDKRFTVYSAKRR; the protein is encoded by the coding sequence ATGTCTGCATTACCCAATGCCCATGAGGCCCTGCTTAGAAATCGCGACCTGATCAAGGGTCGCCTGGCCCTGATCGGTCTCTCCGACGCCACTCTGTTATCCCGGTTACCCAGCGGTGGAATAGCGATGACAGAACATGCCGGCGTGTTTTCACGGATGCCGGCAATAAAAGACTGGCAGCCTGCGTTTGGCTATGACGACGATGCACTGAAAGCCGCGTGCGCCGACACCCTGGTGGTTTTCCTGCCCAAGGCCCGTGCAGAGTTGACGTTCCGGCTGGAGTTGGCGCGCTGGCTTGCTGCCGATGGCGCAAGGTTGTTGCTGATTGGAGAGAAGCGCGAAGGAATTGCGGGGGCGGTCAAGCAGTTAAAGCTGGTGGCGCCGGAAGCCGCCAAAGTGGATAGCGCCCGCCACTGCCAGGTATGGCTCGCGGAAGCATTTGTGCCGGTGACTACCTTTGATCTTGAAGCCTGGATGCAATGGCACCCTGTCGAGTGTGCGGGAGTGCGAATAGATGTGGCCGGCTTGCCCGGTATCTTCAGCGATGGTCAACTGGATGACGGTACGGCGATGTTGCTGCAAAGTCTTGCTGAGCAGCCCCTTCCCCGTGGATATGCGCTGGATTTTGCTTGCGGTGCCGGTGTCATTGGCAGTTGGATGCAGTGCTGGCAGCGGGAGCAAGGCATCGAGCCTTCTCCAGTTGATGCCGTGGACGTGCAGTCCCAGGCGGTGATCTGCGCCAAGGCGACCTACACCCGTGCCCAGGCCCTGGGGGACGTGATGGCATCCGATGGCTTGGCGGGTGTCACCCGGAAATATCGTGCCATTGTGACCAACCCGCCATTTCACACCGGAGTGCGGACAGATACCTCAATGACTGAGCGATTCCTGCAGCAGGTCGCGGTTCATTTGCAGCCCGGAGGTGAGTTGCGGCTGGTTGCCAACAGCTTCCTGCCCTACGAGGCGCTGATGACCAAATGCATTGGTCCGGTTACAAGGCTGCAGTGCGACAAGCGTTTTACCGTGTATTCCGCGAAACGTCGATAA
- a CDS encoding NAD-glutamate dehydrogenase — MNALTVASKDQFFEQLADAFLQKIAKTEAKKISEFARQHYAHIPLEELVSRRFSDTYGAILAAWQFLQKRSADETPVAVFNPDLESDGWQSTHTVIFILHPNMPFLIDSLRIAINQREIGTHSIQHSVLRVDRDENGKLKKLHSTKKSSAGSEYEAFIVLEIDRHSDPSDLRDLENVFQTILHEVRIAVEDFPVVTGKVNELITELDVTTAGISDEDKEEAQAFLNWLVSDRFTFLGYDEYDFVRDKSGMVVRRVENSELGILRVNNERPDKVRLNELPQRTRHEMTRTDDVFIFAKSAQRSRVHRPAYPDYIAVKKFNSKGEVVGERRFLGLYTSRAYNEPPEDIPLLRRKFHSVMKKSGFLRDDYAGKELEQILTLYPRDELFQIEPQELLRVAKNILYIQERRRIELFMREDVYGQFVTCLAFFPRDIYNTELRLKVEQVLLDRLEAEDIEFVTHFSESVLARVQFTIRVPQVENRQLPIAEIREKVIELAQSWRDGLAEALNEVYGEEQGNEFYRLYSGGFPPSYTDMFSPRRAAIDLEHISDAADGKLTMSFYRALEEEENTLHFKLFHANEPLPLSDVMPIFDNLGFRVIGEHPFEVNDRHGKVVWIHDFTLQAYSGDVVDIHRIRPIFEDLFRRVWYGDAENDAFNRLLLASYMSWRQIALLRTYARYMRQIRISNSQTFISNSLVNHVDLAQSLLEFFEVRFNPDRYQSEGKSNAAQQKLEIEFNAGLDAVENLSEDRVLRLYLELMQATLRTNYFQFDGEGRNKSYISVKFDPTQIPDMPLPMPMFEIFVYSPRVEGVHLRGGKVARGGLRWSDRFEDYRTEILGLVKAQQVKNAVIVPVGAKGGFVAKRLPDPSDREAFQAEGVDAYKTFIRGLLDITDNLLDGEIHAPERVIRHDDDDHYLVVAADKGTATFSDIANELSAEYGFWMGDAFASGGSNGYDHKKMGITARGAWVSVERHFREMGINPALDEFTAIGIGDMGGDVFGNGLLCSEKTRLVAAFNHVHIFIDPTPDAAKSYQERKRLFALPRSAWTDYDSKLISKGGGVFSRSAKSIPVSPEMKKLLGIKSDRVPPNMLITHILKAQVDLLWIGGIGTYVKGKNETHGDVGDKANDGLRINGTELRCKVVGEGGNLGMTQLGRIEFALNGGRLNTDFIDNSGGVDCSDHEVNMKILLNQAVAMGDLTSKQRNIMLEDMTDDVAALVLKNNYRQTQAISIASEEASTRMEEYRRLLNTLESEGKLNRALEFLPDDETLSERKLDKKGLTRPELSVLISYVKGDLKQTLIDSTLPDEPLLAGEMYKVFPQAMTRKFSKELSEHQLRREIIATQIANDMVNHMGITFVERLSQSTGADPASIALAWIIARDVFRLDTWWDKIESLDFHIPASLQMELMNDLMRLIRRAVRWLLRNRRAELSIQSHMERFADGVWKITSDLPDYLGEQARANWDKRFNQLKEAGLPKELASVLSGTSYLYSSLGIIEGREATGMPLKTVANLYYDLGEKLDLSWFANAIAALVPVSHWQALARESFREDLDWQQRALTTGVLKLAGKPEEVPGCVDRWMARHDAMISRWKTMLTELKGVREPEYAMFSVALRELLDLAQATMHSAHEEDEVVTA; from the coding sequence ATGAATGCGCTGACGGTTGCCAGCAAGGATCAGTTTTTTGAGCAGCTGGCCGATGCTTTCCTGCAAAAAATCGCAAAGACGGAAGCAAAGAAAATCAGTGAGTTTGCCAGGCAGCATTACGCTCATATTCCCCTTGAAGAGCTTGTGAGTCGACGATTCTCGGATACCTACGGCGCGATATTGGCAGCCTGGCAGTTCCTGCAGAAGCGCAGTGCGGACGAGACACCGGTTGCGGTCTTCAACCCGGATCTGGAGAGTGATGGCTGGCAGTCGACCCATACCGTCATATTCATTCTGCATCCGAACATGCCATTTCTCATTGATTCCCTCCGCATCGCGATCAATCAGCGGGAAATAGGCACCCATTCCATCCAGCATTCCGTCCTGCGGGTGGATCGTGACGAGAATGGCAAGCTCAAGAAACTGCATTCTACCAAGAAGTCGAGTGCTGGTTCGGAGTACGAGGCATTTATCGTTCTGGAAATTGATCGACACAGTGATCCGTCTGATCTCCGGGATCTGGAAAACGTCTTTCAGACGATTCTCCATGAAGTGAGGATTGCGGTTGAAGATTTCCCGGTGGTGACGGGTAAGGTGAATGAGCTCATTACCGAACTGGATGTTACCACCGCCGGCATCAGTGACGAGGACAAGGAAGAAGCCCAGGCATTTCTCAACTGGCTGGTATCGGACCGGTTTACCTTCCTCGGGTACGATGAATACGATTTCGTCAGGGACAAAAGCGGCATGGTGGTCCGGCGTGTGGAGAATTCCGAGTTGGGGATTCTGAGGGTCAACAATGAGCGCCCGGACAAGGTCCGTCTGAACGAGCTGCCTCAGCGTACCCGCCACGAAATGACCCGTACAGACGACGTTTTTATTTTCGCCAAGTCGGCGCAACGGTCGCGGGTGCATCGCCCTGCCTACCCGGATTATATCGCTGTCAAAAAATTCAACAGCAAGGGTGAAGTGGTGGGAGAGCGCCGCTTCCTGGGTCTGTATACCTCCCGTGCCTACAACGAACCCCCGGAAGACATCCCGCTGCTGCGAAGAAAATTCCATTCGGTGATGAAAAAGTCCGGTTTTCTGCGGGATGATTATGCCGGCAAGGAGCTTGAGCAGATCCTGACTCTCTACCCGCGGGATGAACTGTTCCAGATTGAGCCTCAGGAATTGCTCCGCGTTGCCAAGAATATTCTCTATATCCAGGAGCGGCGGCGTATTGAACTATTCATGCGGGAGGATGTTTATGGCCAGTTTGTGACCTGTCTGGCGTTCTTCCCGAGGGATATCTACAACACCGAGTTGCGCCTGAAGGTAGAGCAGGTGTTGTTGGACCGCCTGGAAGCTGAAGACATTGAGTTTGTGACACACTTTTCCGAGTCGGTGCTGGCACGGGTGCAGTTCACCATCCGTGTGCCCCAGGTTGAGAATCGTCAGCTTCCTATTGCCGAAATCCGTGAGAAGGTGATTGAACTGGCACAGTCATGGCGCGACGGCCTGGCGGAAGCACTCAACGAGGTCTACGGCGAAGAACAGGGCAATGAATTTTACCGGTTGTACTCCGGAGGGTTCCCGCCGAGTTACACCGACATGTTTTCACCCCGGCGGGCTGCGATAGATCTGGAGCATATTTCCGATGCTGCGGATGGCAAACTCACCATGAGTTTCTACCGGGCCCTGGAGGAGGAGGAGAATACCCTCCATTTCAAGCTGTTCCACGCAAACGAGCCGTTGCCCCTGTCAGATGTCATGCCGATATTCGACAACCTTGGCTTTCGGGTGATTGGGGAGCATCCCTTCGAGGTGAATGACCGGCACGGTAAGGTCGTCTGGATTCACGACTTCACCCTGCAGGCCTATAGTGGCGATGTGGTGGACATCCATCGGATTCGCCCGATCTTCGAGGATCTGTTCCGACGGGTCTGGTACGGCGATGCGGAAAACGATGCCTTTAACCGGTTGCTGTTAGCCTCTTACATGAGCTGGCGGCAGATTGCGCTGTTGCGGACCTATGCCCGCTATATGCGGCAGATCCGTATCTCCAACAGTCAGACTTTTATCTCCAATTCCCTGGTCAATCATGTCGATCTGGCTCAGTCGTTATTGGAGTTCTTTGAGGTTCGTTTCAACCCGGATCGCTATCAGAGCGAGGGGAAAAGCAATGCGGCCCAGCAAAAGCTGGAGATCGAGTTCAATGCCGGCCTGGATGCCGTTGAAAATCTGAGTGAAGACCGGGTGTTGAGGTTGTATCTGGAGCTGATGCAGGCAACCCTGCGCACCAACTATTTCCAGTTCGACGGCGAAGGCAGGAACAAGTCCTACATCAGCGTCAAGTTTGATCCCACCCAGATCCCCGACATGCCGCTGCCGATGCCGATGTTTGAAATATTTGTTTATTCCCCTCGGGTGGAAGGTGTGCACTTGCGCGGTGGCAAGGTAGCTCGCGGCGGCTTGCGCTGGTCGGACCGGTTCGAGGACTACCGCACGGAAATCCTGGGGCTGGTGAAAGCGCAGCAGGTCAAAAATGCGGTGATTGTGCCCGTGGGGGCGAAGGGGGGCTTCGTTGCCAAGCGTCTGCCGGATCCGTCTGACAGGGAAGCGTTTCAGGCAGAAGGCGTTGATGCCTACAAGACCTTTATCCGTGGTTTGTTGGATATCACCGATAACCTGCTGGACGGGGAGATCCATGCACCGGAACGGGTCATCCGACATGATGACGACGACCACTATCTGGTAGTGGCGGCGGACAAGGGGACGGCCACGTTCTCGGACATCGCCAACGAGTTGTCTGCCGAGTACGGCTTCTGGATGGGGGATGCCTTTGCCTCCGGTGGCAGTAATGGATATGACCACAAAAAAATGGGGATTACTGCCCGTGGTGCCTGGGTGTCCGTTGAGCGCCATTTCCGCGAAATGGGCATTAACCCGGCGCTGGACGAATTTACCGCCATTGGTATCGGCGATATGGGGGGGGATGTATTCGGTAACGGGTTATTGTGCTCCGAGAAAACCCGTTTGGTGGCGGCGTTCAATCACGTCCATATCTTTATCGATCCAACCCCGGATGCTGCAAAGAGCTATCAGGAACGCAAGCGGCTGTTCGCGTTACCCCGTTCTGCCTGGACGGACTACGACAGCAAGCTGATTTCCAAGGGGGGCGGTGTGTTCAGTCGCAGTGCCAAGTCGATTCCGGTGAGCCCGGAAATGAAAAAACTGCTTGGTATCAAGTCGGACCGCGTACCGCCCAACATGCTGATCACCCATATTCTCAAGGCACAGGTAGACCTGTTGTGGATTGGCGGTATTGGCACCTATGTGAAAGGGAAAAATGAAACCCATGGTGATGTAGGGGATAAGGCCAACGACGGGTTGCGAATTAACGGTACCGAACTGCGCTGCAAAGTGGTAGGTGAGGGCGGCAACCTGGGGATGACCCAGCTTGGTCGTATTGAGTTTGCCCTTAACGGCGGGCGCCTGAATACGGATTTCATCGACAACTCCGGTGGTGTCGATTGCTCCGACCACGAAGTCAACATGAAAATTCTGCTCAATCAGGCGGTGGCCATGGGCGATCTCACGTCCAAGCAACGCAACATCATGCTGGAAGACATGACCGACGACGTGGCCGCTCTGGTGTTGAAGAATAACTACCGACAGACCCAAGCCATCAGTATCGCCAGTGAGGAAGCCAGTACCCGGATGGAAGAGTACCGTCGGTTACTGAACACCCTGGAAAGCGAGGGCAAGCTCAATCGTGCCCTTGAGTTTCTCCCGGACGATGAAACACTGTCCGAGCGCAAACTCGACAAGAAGGGGCTGACCCGACCAGAGTTGTCGGTGTTGATTTCGTACGTCAAGGGGGATCTGAAGCAGACGCTGATTGACAGCACCCTGCCGGACGAGCCACTACTGGCGGGCGAGATGTACAAGGTGTTCCCCCAGGCGATGACCCGCAAGTTCTCAAAGGAGTTGAGTGAGCATCAGCTGCGGCGGGAAATCATTGCCACCCAGATCGCCAACGACATGGTCAACCACATGGGCATCACGTTTGTGGAACGTCTGTCGCAATCAACCGGTGCCGACCCTGCGTCCATTGCCCTGGCATGGATCATCGCGCGGGACGTGTTCCGGTTGGATACCTGGTGGGACAAGATAGAATCCCTGGATTTCCACATTCCCGCATCGTTGCAGATGGAATTGATGAATGACCTGATGCGTCTGATTCGCCGGGCGGTGCGTTGGTTACTGCGAAACCGCCGTGCCGAACTCAGTATCCAGAGTCATATGGAGCGGTTTGCCGACGGTGTCTGGAAGATCACATCCGACCTGCCGGACTACCTGGGAGAACAAGCCAGGGCTAACTGGGACAAGCGCTTCAATCAGCTGAAGGAAGCCGGGTTGCCCAAAGAGCTGGCATCGGTACTGTCCGGCACCAGCTATCTGTATTCGTCCCTGGGTATTATTGAGGGCCGGGAAGCGACAGGTATGCCGCTGAAAACCGTTGCCAACCTATATTATGATCTGGGCGAAAAACTGGACCTGAGCTGGTTTGCCAATGCGATTGCGGCCCTGGTTCCGGTGTCTCACTGGCAGGCTCTGGCCCGGGAGAGTTTCCGGGAAGACCTGGACTGGCAGCAACGCGCGTTGACGACCGGGGTGCTCAAACTGGCTGGCAAGCCGGAGGAGGTGCCAGGTTGTGTCGACCGCTGGATGGCTCGTCACGACGCTATGATCAGTCGCTGGAAAACCATGCTGACGGAGCTCAAAGGGGTTCGTGAACCGGAATACGCCATGTTTTCGGTGGCCTTGCGGGAATTGCTGGATCTGGCGCAGGCGACCATGCACAGTGCTCACGAGGAGGATGAAGTGGTGACCGCTTGA